A part of Biomphalaria glabrata chromosome 3, xgBioGlab47.1, whole genome shotgun sequence genomic DNA contains:
- the LOC129925122 gene encoding mucin-1-like — MYSDRLECRTFGGTITSATAPSHQQQHHRISNSTITSATAPSHQQQHHHISNSTITSATAPSHQQQHHHISNSTITSATAPSHQQQHHHISNSTITSATAPSHQQHHHHISNSTIASATAPSHQQQHHRISNSTITSATAPSHQQQHHHISNSTITSATAPSHQQQHHHISNSTITSATAPSHQQQHHHISNSTITSATAPSLQQQHHHISNSTITSATAPSLQQQHHHISNSTITSATAPSHQQQHHHISNSTIASATAPSHQQQHHRISNSTITSATAPSHQQQHHHISNSTITSATAPSHQQQHHHISNSTITSATAPSHQQQHHRISNSTITSATAPSHQQQHHHISNSTIASATAPWHQQQHHHISNSTITSATAPSHQQQHHHISNSTIASATAPSHQQQHHRISNSTIASATAPSHQQQHHRISNSTITSATAPSHQQQHHHISNSTITSATAPSHQQQHHHISNSTITSATAPSHQQQHHHISNSTITSATAPSHQQQHHHISNSTITSATAPSHFKSRVIRFHNMR; from the coding sequence ATGTATTCTGACAGGCTAGAGTGCAGAACTTTTGGTGGCACAATCACATCAGCAACAGCACCATCACATCAGCAACAGCACCATCGCATCAGCAACAGCACCATCACATCAGCAACAGCACCATCACATCAGCAACAGCACCATCACATCAGCAACAGCACCATCACATCAGCAACAGCACCATCACATCAGCAACAGCACCATCACATCAGCAACAGCACCATCACATCAGCAACAGCACCATCACATCAGCAACAGCACCATCACATCAGCAACAGCACCATCACATCAGCAACAGCACCATCACATCAGCAACACCACCATCACATCAGCAACAGCACCATCGCATCAGCAACAGCACCATCACATCAGCAACAGCACCATCGCATCAGCAACAGCACCATCACATCAGCAACAGCACCATCACATCAGCAACAGCACCATCACATCAGCAACAGCACCATCACATCAGCAACAGCACCATCGCATCAGCAACAGCACCATCACATCAGCAACAGCACCATCACATCAGCAACAGCACCATCACATCAGCAACAGCACCATCACATCAGCAACAGCACCATCACATCAGCAACAGCACCATCGCTTCAGCAACAGCACCATCACATCAGCAACAGCACCATCACATCAGCAACAGCACCATCGCTTCAGCAACAGCACCATCACATCAGCAACAGCACCATCACATCAGCAACAGCACCATCACATCAGCAACAGCACCATCACATCAGCAACAGCACCATCGCATCAGCAACAGCACCATCACATCAGCAACAGCACCATCGCATCAGCAACAGCACCATCACATCAGCAACAGCACCATCACATCAGCAACAGCACCATCACATCAGCAACAGCACCATCACATCAGCAACAGCACCATCACATCAGCAACAGCACCATCACATCAGCAACAGCACCATCACATCAGCAACAGCACCATCGCATCAGCAACAGCACCATCGCATCAGCAACAGCACCATCACATCAGCAACAGCACCATCGCATCAGCAACAGCACCATCACATCAGCAACAGCACCATCGCATCAGCAACAGCACCATGGCATCAGCAACAGCACCATCACATCAGCAACAGCACCATCACATCAGCAACAGCACCATCACATCAGCAACAGCACCATCACATCAGCAACAGCACCATCGCATCAGCAACAGCACCATCACATCAGCAACAGCACCATCGCATCAGCAACAGCACCATCGCATCAGCAACAGCACCATCGCATCAGCAACAGCACCATCGCATCAGCAACAGCACCATCACATCAGCAACAGCACCATCACATCAGCAACAGCACCATCACATCAGCAACAGCACCATCACATCAGCAACAGCACCATCACATCAGCAACAGCACCATCACATCAGCAACAGCACCATCACATCAGCAACAGCACCATCACATCAGCAACAGCACCATCACATCAGCAACAGCACCATCACATCAGCAACAGCACCATCACATCAGCAACAGCACCATCACATCAGCAACAGCACCATCACATCAGCAACAGCACCATCACATTTCAAAAGTCGAGTCATACGATTTCACAATATGCGATGA